A DNA window from Candidatus Protochlamydia naegleriophila contains the following coding sequences:
- a CDS encoding SDR family oxidoreductase, whose amino-acid sequence MHKDAGKIAFITGANRGIGFETARRLGEEGVTVILGARDKLKGEEAAEELKARGISAIPFLFDVDTLSDHDAIRKYIETNYGKLDILINNAGVLLENHAENDARTASSVPAELLRKTFDTNFFNLISLTQTLLPLLKRSEAGRIVNLSSILASLTLHSDPKSSIYDGKLFAYDASKTALNAFTVHLAHELRHTKIKVNSAHPGWVKTEMGGPDAPLDLEEGGKTSVELALLPENGPTGGFYHLSEALPW is encoded by the coding sequence ATGCATAAAGACGCAGGTAAAATAGCTTTTATTACAGGGGCTAATCGAGGAATTGGATTTGAAACAGCTCGAAGATTAGGTGAAGAAGGGGTAACTGTTATTTTAGGAGCGAGGGATAAATTAAAAGGAGAGGAGGCTGCTGAAGAGTTGAAAGCAAGGGGAATTTCTGCCATTCCTTTTTTGTTCGACGTCGATACACTTTCAGATCATGATGCCATTCGGAAGTACATCGAAACTAACTATGGTAAGCTCGACATTTTAATCAATAATGCCGGCGTTTTGCTTGAAAATCATGCAGAAAATGATGCGCGCACGGCAAGCTCAGTCCCGGCAGAGCTTTTGCGCAAAACGTTTGACACAAACTTTTTTAATCTAATCAGCCTGACGCAAACACTTCTTCCACTTCTCAAACGCTCTGAAGCAGGCAGAATTGTGAATCTTTCGAGCATTTTGGCTTCGCTAACTCTTCATTCTGATCCTAAGAGTTCCATTTACGATGGCAAATTATTTGCCTATGATGCCTCTAAAACAGCTTTGAATGCTTTTACAGTACATCTTGCGCATGAATTGAGACATACTAAGATTAAGGTCAATTCTGCCCATCCTGGCTGGGTAAAGACTGAAATGGGAGGACCTGATGCACCGCTAGATTTGGAGGAGGGGGGAAAGACGAGTGTAGAACTAGCACTTTTGCCAGAAAATGGCCCCACAGGTGGTTTTTATCACTTAAGTGAAGCTCTTCCCTGGTAA
- a CDS encoding threonine aldolase family protein, producing the protein MIGKSFASDNYAGIHPHILKAIHDANEGHAQAYGNDRYTQDAIALFKQHLGQTIDVYFVCNGTAANVLSLNTLLKSHQAIICADSAHINVDECGSAEKYTGCKLLTVATKDGKLTVEGIAHYLTLRGNQHKVQPKLISISQSTESGTVYTLEEIKQITDFAHANNLFVHMDGSRLSNAIVSLNTNLAAMTKEAGIDVLSFGGTKNGMMMGEAVIFFNKELAEDFPYIRKQGMQLISKMRFISTQFIALLKDDLWLKNARQANAMAQLLANEIKKIPAIKLSQEPQANAVFACLDPKLIPLLQEKYYFYIWNETLSEVRWMTSWDTTAEDIQNFVACIKQTLQSHS; encoded by the coding sequence ATGATAGGAAAAAGTTTTGCAAGTGATAACTATGCCGGCATTCATCCTCATATTTTAAAAGCCATTCATGATGCCAATGAAGGGCACGCTCAAGCCTATGGAAATGATCGTTATACACAAGATGCGATCGCTTTATTTAAGCAGCATTTGGGCCAGACTATTGACGTCTATTTTGTCTGCAATGGAACGGCAGCAAATGTTCTTAGCTTGAATACCTTACTTAAATCCCACCAAGCCATCATCTGCGCTGATTCGGCTCATATCAATGTAGATGAGTGCGGATCGGCTGAAAAGTACACAGGATGCAAATTGCTTACTGTTGCCACAAAAGATGGCAAGCTTACGGTCGAAGGCATTGCTCATTATTTAACCCTTCGAGGCAATCAGCACAAGGTGCAGCCTAAACTAATTTCCATTTCTCAAAGCACTGAATCGGGCACTGTCTACACGCTAGAAGAAATTAAGCAAATCACAGATTTTGCCCATGCAAACAATCTTTTTGTGCACATGGATGGATCCCGCCTAAGCAATGCCATTGTGAGTTTAAACACAAACTTAGCAGCCATGACAAAAGAAGCTGGCATTGATGTCCTCTCCTTTGGCGGGACAAAGAATGGGATGATGATGGGAGAGGCTGTCATTTTCTTTAATAAAGAACTAGCTGAAGATTTTCCATACATTCGCAAGCAAGGCATGCAGCTAATTTCTAAGATGCGGTTTATCTCCACACAGTTTATCGCTCTGCTAAAGGATGATTTATGGCTCAAAAATGCTCGTCAAGCGAATGCGATGGCGCAACTTTTAGCAAATGAGATAAAAAAAATTCCGGCTATCAAATTAAGTCAGGAACCCCAAGCCAATGCCGTCTTTGCTTGCCTTGACCCCAAACTCATTCCTCTCTTGCAGGAAAAGTATTACTTTTATATTTGGAATGAAACGCTGTCTGAAGTGCGTTGGATGACGTCTTGGGACACAACGGCTGAGGACATTCAGAACTTTGTCGCCTGCATCAAGCAAACGCTTCAATCACACTCTTAG
- a CDS encoding exosporium glycoprotein BclB-related protein, with translation MSHLRSLFFAANLCFLTNAVCAEDCNKEKLQEALEAFNSAPENFNLLIKKEALDGREISLYYLPEHNLILKQQMNAEGEVKKNTAYLLDEDKTAIQAVSNPYDNIDSTYIEINENIDSSFIEVNENGLHKLEQYFHPHGSCGGSNGATGPTGPAGAIGPTGPAGIPGPAGLPGAIGPTGATGTSGPTGATGAPGVAGAGAIIPYASGTPIVMTSIAGGLVGTGSTLGFGGSLTGVTLTGGLIDQTLINDFAFSMPRDGTITSISADFSNTVALSLVGTTVTITAQLYSSPTPNNTFAPVPGALVTLTPPLTGVVAIGTISSGITTGLSIPVTAQTRLLMVYTITATGVTLINTVTGFASAGVTIN, from the coding sequence ATGAGCCATCTTAGATCATTGTTTTTTGCAGCAAATCTTTGTTTCTTAACAAATGCTGTTTGTGCTGAAGATTGTAATAAAGAAAAACTTCAAGAAGCTCTCGAAGCCTTTAATAGTGCGCCGGAGAACTTTAATCTTCTGATCAAGAAAGAAGCCCTCGATGGAAGAGAAATTTCTTTATATTACTTGCCAGAACACAATTTGATTTTAAAACAGCAGATGAATGCCGAAGGGGAAGTCAAAAAAAATACCGCCTATTTGCTTGATGAAGATAAAACGGCGATTCAGGCAGTTTCAAATCCTTATGACAATATTGATTCTACATATATTGAAATCAACGAAAATATTGATTCTTCATTTATTGAAGTTAATGAGAATGGTTTGCATAAGTTGGAACAATACTTTCATCCACATGGCTCTTGCGGGGGGAGTAACGGGGCAACAGGTCCAACAGGCCCTGCAGGGGCAATAGGACCGACGGGACCGGCCGGGATACCAGGCCCTGCTGGGCTTCCAGGGGCGATAGGTCCTACCGGAGCTACTGGAACTAGTGGGCCTACAGGAGCAACTGGAGCTCCAGGGGTAGCTGGCGCCGGCGCAATCATTCCTTATGCTTCTGGCACACCTATTGTCATGACTTCCATTGCTGGTGGTTTGGTGGGAACAGGATCCACATTAGGTTTTGGAGGTTCTTTAACCGGTGTTACGCTCACAGGTGGGCTTATCGATCAAACGCTGATCAATGATTTCGCCTTTTCGATGCCGCGCGATGGAACAATCACTTCCATTTCGGCTGATTTCTCTAACACAGTCGCTTTATCCTTAGTGGGCACTACTGTCACGATTACAGCGCAACTGTACAGTTCTCCAACACCTAACAATACCTTTGCTCCTGTTCCTGGTGCGCTTGTCACTTTAACCCCTCCATTAACAGGCGTAGTAGCTATTGGTACTATTAGCAGCGGCATTACGACTGGTTTGAGCATACCTGTGACTGCACAAACGCGTTTGCTGATGGTATACACCATTACAGCAACCGGGGTCACGCTTATCAACACTGTGACGGGTTTTGCGAGTGCTGGTGTGACAATTAACTAA
- a CDS encoding GMC family oxidoreductase has protein sequence MKIKFIILALVTATINLFADQSSPYKCRMSGNELEADIIVIGGGAAGCILMSELSENGLFSVLGIEGGLNLTNDPAIQQVGLPAFLLPATGRAQYFWPGWTQSLPMPGLNGRTSDWTTGMLLGGGSSINGLYYGRGSNTMYSRWEEVSGSANWSLDNILKTFKALENYQGLAVTPRARGANGAVNVLQTPTMSQVTSQVLLPASQAAFPFLPIVADYNSPGVQNCIDPRAQWFIDPTGTKRVSSATAYLNSRVMTPEGQGVNGHKLFMLFDSVAVKIIFDKHGRAKKVRYVKDGQIFQAKARKAVVLTSGINSSKLLQLSGIGPSQVLKNAGIKPVFINENVGKHLQNHPLIFITMLADPKLSGIPSGAPYAFTINNVYLPVVGGNANDPRMLQILFEYIPATEKTPPLLAIGFDLLNPLSEGSVTIQSDNPFQIAAADDGFYQDPLDLANMKSAVSVYIRALLEQLNILYPFPSPYFRPILSDPINLVILSNYNDEVVEQYVKNNSNLSLDIHHFVSHCKMAPLDAGGVVDGNTRVYGTKNVFVADNSICPVIPDINTTAPAMMIGLRTSKILKHVLRK, from the coding sequence GTGAAAATAAAATTTATTATTCTCGCTTTAGTAACTGCTACAATTAATCTTTTTGCCGATCAAAGTTCTCCTTATAAATGCAGAATGTCGGGAAATGAATTAGAGGCTGATATCATAGTAATAGGTGGTGGTGCAGCAGGTTGCATACTGATGAGCGAGTTATCGGAGAATGGTCTCTTTTCAGTATTAGGAATAGAAGGGGGACTAAATTTAACAAATGATCCAGCAATACAGCAAGTGGGCCTCCCAGCATTTCTATTGCCTGCGACAGGAAGGGCCCAGTATTTTTGGCCTGGATGGACTCAATCCTTACCAATGCCAGGACTCAATGGGCGAACAAGTGATTGGACAACAGGAATGCTATTGGGCGGAGGCTCATCAATTAATGGATTATACTATGGCCGAGGCTCGAATACCATGTATTCGCGATGGGAAGAAGTTTCCGGCAGCGCCAATTGGAGTCTAGATAACATTCTGAAAACCTTCAAGGCCCTTGAAAACTACCAAGGATTGGCAGTTACACCAAGAGCACGAGGAGCTAACGGTGCTGTCAATGTGCTACAGACACCTACAATGTCGCAGGTAACATCGCAAGTCCTATTACCTGCATCACAAGCAGCGTTTCCTTTTCTTCCAATAGTAGCGGACTATAATAGCCCAGGTGTACAGAACTGCATCGACCCTCGTGCACAATGGTTTATTGACCCTACCGGTACAAAACGAGTGAGCAGCGCAACAGCCTATTTAAATAGCAGAGTTATGACGCCAGAAGGTCAAGGAGTTAATGGACACAAACTGTTTATGCTCTTCGATTCGGTAGCTGTGAAAATAATATTCGACAAACATGGACGGGCCAAAAAAGTAAGATATGTAAAAGATGGTCAAATCTTTCAAGCAAAAGCTCGGAAAGCCGTTGTTTTGACAAGCGGGATCAACAGTAGCAAACTGTTACAGCTTTCAGGCATAGGTCCGTCTCAAGTCTTGAAGAATGCAGGGATTAAACCCGTTTTCATTAATGAGAACGTAGGAAAACATCTCCAAAACCACCCGCTCATCTTTATTACAATGTTAGCGGATCCAAAACTTAGTGGCATACCATCTGGAGCTCCGTATGCATTTACTATCAATAATGTCTACTTGCCTGTCGTAGGTGGTAATGCCAACGACCCACGAATGCTGCAGATCTTGTTCGAATACATACCTGCTACCGAAAAGACACCTCCACTATTAGCGATTGGATTTGACCTTTTGAATCCACTGAGTGAAGGTAGTGTCACAATTCAAAGTGATAACCCGTTTCAGATAGCCGCAGCGGACGACGGTTTTTACCAAGATCCTTTAGATCTCGCGAATATGAAAAGTGCTGTCTCGGTCTATATTCGCGCTCTCTTAGAGCAACTAAATATCTTGTACCCATTTCCATCGCCTTACTTTAGACCTATTTTAAGTGATCCGATCAACTTAGTCATCCTTTCCAATTATAATGACGAAGTGGTTGAGCAGTACGTGAAAAACAACAGCAATCTATCACTAGATATACACCACTTTGTATCTCATTGTAAAATGGCACCCCTGGACGCTGGAGGTGTTGTAGATGGCAACACACGTGTTTATGGCACAAAGAACGTTTTTGTAGCGGATAACTCTATCTGTCCGGTGATTCCTGACATTAATACTACAGCACCAGCTATGATGATCGGATTACGGACTAGTAAAATCCTAAAACATGTCTTACGTAAATGA
- a CDS encoding outer membrane protein, translating into MSYVNENNSETIKMKKNILFLLMPLFFFIVAHTQAQEGRVQDFCYYEGNCYVNKANFYGKFLTGANFLQNTTINRNKSTYQTGYIIAGYLGYCWRNGLRLEGEYAYRRNAIRKIHFFGEDSSKHGYFQGSSCMANLLWDLSLSSLGCAFCNIQPFIGAGIGYDFQQMHSSNSRIVFKQKWNHFSWQLMTGLAYPIFRNAKITLEYKFHQGSCLFYSHSVGVGLTYKFG; encoded by the coding sequence ATGTCTTACGTAAATGAAAATAACAGTGAAACAATCAAAATGAAAAAAAATATTTTATTTCTTTTAATGCCACTCTTTTTTTTCATAGTAGCTCATACACAAGCTCAAGAAGGGAGAGTTCAAGACTTCTGCTATTATGAGGGCAACTGCTATGTTAATAAGGCGAATTTCTATGGCAAATTTTTGACAGGTGCTAATTTTCTGCAAAATACAACAATCAATAGAAATAAATCTACATATCAAACAGGGTATATTATTGCGGGTTATTTGGGGTATTGTTGGCGTAATGGCTTGCGTTTGGAAGGTGAATATGCTTATAGAAGAAATGCTATAAGGAAAATCCATTTCTTTGGAGAAGATTCTTCCAAGCATGGATATTTCCAAGGGTCTTCGTGTATGGCCAACCTATTATGGGATTTGTCTTTATCTTCTTTGGGATGCGCATTTTGTAATATTCAGCCTTTTATTGGAGCTGGCATTGGTTATGATTTCCAACAAATGCATTCGTCAAATTCTCGTATTGTTTTTAAGCAAAAATGGAACCATTTTTCTTGGCAATTGATGACTGGATTAGCTTATCCAATCTTCCGCAATGCAAAGATTACTCTGGAATACAAATTCCATCAGGGAAGCTGTCTTTTCTATAGCCACTCTGTCGGAGTTGGACTCACATATAAATTTGGCTAA